A stretch of Myxococcales bacterium DNA encodes these proteins:
- a CDS encoding rRNA pseudouridine synthase: protein MKITETKPTRLADFLARAGYGGKREAARLIAAGRVKVNGEIVTAAALEIVPAKDHVRVDEKLIKSLWPPLYIMMNKPEKTLCAAFDPGGRRTVYDLLGKYGKVVQSIGRLDYDTEGLLLFTNDGDLAHALTSPDSKVTKIYRARIKGQITRPELDRLRRGVDIGGYVTASARVHIISSGPANMWLEFTLTEGKYRQIKRMVEAVGHRVLKLIRDQFGPLEVGNLKLGDWRHLEEWEIRQLRKLVRE from the coding sequence ATGAAAATCACGGAAACCAAACCGACCCGCCTCGCCGATTTTCTGGCTCGCGCCGGCTACGGCGGTAAGCGGGAAGCGGCGCGGCTGATCGCCGCCGGCCGCGTCAAGGTCAACGGGGAAATCGTCACCGCGGCCGCGCTGGAAATCGTTCCCGCCAAGGATCACGTGCGCGTCGACGAGAAGCTCATCAAGTCGCTCTGGCCGCCGCTCTACATCATGATGAACAAGCCTGAAAAAACCCTGTGTGCCGCCTTCGATCCGGGCGGCCGCCGCACGGTCTACGACCTGTTGGGCAAATACGGTAAGGTGGTGCAGTCGATCGGCCGCCTCGATTACGACACCGAGGGGCTCCTGCTGTTCACCAACGACGGCGATCTGGCGCACGCCCTGACCAGCCCGGATTCCAAAGTGACCAAGATCTACCGCGCCCGCATCAAGGGCCAGATCACCCGACCGGAACTGGATCGCCTGCGGCGGGGCGTCGACATCGGCGGCTACGTCACCGCTTCGGCCCGCGTGCACATCATCAGTTCGGGCCCCGCCAATATGTGGCTCGAATTCACCCTGACCGAAGGCAAATACCGGCAGATCAAGCGGATGGTCGAGGCCGTCGGCCACCGCGTGCTGAAATTGATCCGCGACCAATTCGGTCCGCTGGAAGTCGGCAACCTCAAACTCGGCGATTGGCGCCACCTCGAGGAATGGGAAATCCGGCAACTTCGCAAGTTGGTGCGAGAATGA
- a CDS encoding CBS domain-containing protein, protein MDLIVCRMNADWDALGSMIAARRLYPNAVLALPANAQTAFGVEAAALFLRSLPLRDITQIDPQAVKRLVLIGTRRLVEIGPWIEALTDRKLEIHLYDNHPAAPDSLTGTLELVRETGACVTILTQLVAEQGRKLMADEATWALVGLFDKTAGFTLPGTTAEDLRAAALLLDWGADLPLAIETGRGRLRPDQLAVLRDLHAAATRRQLDWLGIVTAAVNAPENTPDLAECAARLHESHNGQVTIAVIRQGTQTQVFCFSKLPRLNLVALAEELGGVGESDRFQATVAHAAGNELLEKLPERIAGLARLPVLARDLADPTVPTLTVTDTVADAVKRIAETGLDALPVTDREKPAGIVQVAELLRASRFGLQRMPLLRLLVRPPLLCAPETGLAELVATVEHDPQPYLFVEHPNRRHGIVRREDVLLARAKQSTADLPSLSRTQRDFNLRDALPADLDAVLRQVGALAWEMGYRSALVGGLVRDLILKRSNFDVDLVVEGDALGVARSLATRLAAKLVEHEDFQTATLDFGPYRIDVAMARREWYDRPGELPRVQPGTLRDDARRRDFTVNTLLLDLRPDQYGQLIDFENGYADLRLGLLRILHGLSFIEDPTRVLRAVRFAGRFGFSLEDSTRIAFTAAIEEGCLDRLEGGRWWKELALILNEDKPVVPLEMILRERIGARLHPELRPEPDCPRRLALTEEIMAWYRDCSPATPPATEKLRLAVLTIGLTDAALTEAAARMGMPSGWGEELASWREAASDLTDWLLTHPRAASSEIAGRLRPVPPEAALLAAVTADDKAVDETIRRFFAELQAVKPLLGGEDLRRLGLTPGPQFGELLDRIRDARLDGLIATRHDELNFVNQFLARRRESAEFGDR, encoded by the coding sequence ATGGATCTCATCGTATGCCGGATGAACGCCGATTGGGACGCCCTGGGCAGCATGATCGCCGCCCGCCGGTTGTATCCCAATGCCGTTCTGGCGCTCCCCGCCAACGCGCAGACCGCCTTCGGGGTCGAGGCCGCCGCGCTGTTTTTACGTTCGCTGCCCTTGCGAGACATCACGCAAATCGATCCGCAAGCCGTGAAACGGTTGGTGTTGATCGGCACGCGCCGCCTCGTGGAGATCGGTCCGTGGATCGAGGCGCTGACCGACCGGAAGCTGGAAATCCACCTGTACGACAACCATCCCGCCGCGCCCGACAGCCTGACCGGCACCCTCGAACTGGTCCGTGAAACCGGCGCGTGCGTGACCATCCTGACCCAGTTGGTGGCCGAACAGGGCCGTAAATTGATGGCCGACGAAGCGACCTGGGCGCTGGTCGGCCTGTTCGACAAAACCGCCGGATTCACCCTGCCCGGCACCACCGCCGAGGATTTGCGCGCCGCCGCCTTGCTGCTGGATTGGGGCGCCGATCTGCCGCTGGCGATCGAAACCGGCCGAGGCCGTCTGCGCCCCGATCAATTGGCCGTATTGCGCGATCTGCACGCGGCCGCGACCCGGCGACAACTCGATTGGCTGGGGATCGTCACCGCGGCGGTAAATGCACCGGAAAACACGCCCGATTTGGCGGAATGCGCCGCCCGATTGCACGAATCGCACAACGGCCAGGTGACGATCGCCGTCATTCGCCAAGGGACGCAAACACAGGTGTTTTGCTTCTCCAAGCTGCCGCGTTTGAATCTGGTTGCTCTGGCCGAGGAATTAGGCGGCGTTGGCGAATCCGACCGGTTCCAGGCGACCGTCGCGCACGCCGCTGGTAATGAACTGCTCGAAAAACTGCCGGAACGAATCGCCGGCCTTGCCCGCTTGCCGGTCCTGGCCCGGGATTTGGCCGATCCGACCGTGCCGACCCTTACCGTGACCGACACCGTCGCCGACGCCGTGAAGCGGATCGCCGAAACCGGCCTCGATGCACTGCCGGTGACGGACCGGGAAAAGCCCGCCGGCATCGTGCAGGTCGCGGAACTTCTGCGCGCTTCGCGTTTCGGATTGCAGCGAATGCCCTTGCTACGCCTGCTGGTCCGGCCGCCGCTCTTGTGCGCTCCGGAAACCGGCCTGGCCGAACTCGTCGCAACCGTCGAGCATGATCCGCAGCCCTATCTTTTCGTGGAACACCCGAACCGGCGCCATGGGATCGTCCGGCGCGAGGACGTTTTGCTCGCCCGCGCCAAACAATCGACCGCCGACCTTCCCTCGTTGTCGCGGACGCAGCGGGATTTTAACCTGCGCGACGCGTTGCCCGCCGATCTGGACGCTGTTTTGCGGCAAGTCGGAGCCCTGGCCTGGGAAATGGGATATCGATCCGCCCTGGTGGGCGGCCTGGTCCGCGATCTGATTTTGAAACGATCGAATTTCGACGTGGACCTCGTCGTGGAGGGTGACGCCCTGGGTGTGGCGCGCTCGCTGGCGACCCGTTTGGCGGCAAAGCTAGTCGAGCACGAGGATTTTCAGACCGCGACATTGGATTTCGGGCCTTACCGCATCGATGTCGCTATGGCGCGACGCGAATGGTACGACCGCCCCGGCGAATTGCCGCGCGTGCAGCCGGGAACGTTGCGCGACGATGCCCGGCGCCGCGATTTCACCGTCAACACGTTGCTGTTGGATTTGCGGCCGGATCAGTACGGACAGTTGATCGACTTTGAAAACGGCTATGCGGATTTGCGCCTCGGCCTCTTGCGGATTCTGCACGGCCTGTCGTTCATCGAAGATCCGACCCGCGTACTGCGCGCCGTCCGCTTCGCCGGCCGGTTCGGCTTTTCGCTGGAAGACAGCACGCGCATCGCCTTTACGGCCGCCATCGAGGAAGGCTGCCTCGATCGGCTCGAAGGCGGCCGCTGGTGGAAGGAACTGGCCCTCATCCTGAACGAAGACAAGCCCGTCGTGCCGCTGGAGATGATCCTGCGCGAACGGATCGGCGCGCGCCTGCATCCGGAATTGCGCCCCGAGCCCGATTGTCCGCGCCGGCTTGCCCTGACCGAGGAAATCATGGCCTGGTATCGCGACTGTTCGCCCGCCACGCCACCGGCGACCGAAAAACTGCGCCTCGCCGTGCTGACCATCGGGTTGACGGACGCCGCGCTGACGGAAGCCGCCGCACGGATGGGGATGCCCTCGGGTTGGGGCGAGGAACTCGCCTCCTGGCGCGAAGCGGCATCCGACCTGACGGATTGGCTACTCACCCACCCGCGCGCCGCGAGCAGCGAAATCGCCGGCCGGCTGCGCCCCGTGCCGCCCGAGGCCGCTTTGCTGGCGGCCGTCACCGCGGACGACAAAGCCGTCGACGAGACCATTCGCCGGTTTTTTGCGGAATTGCAGGCCGTCAAACCGCTGCTCGGCGGCGAGGACTTGCGGCGCCTGGGCCTGACACCCGGGCCGCAATTCGGCGAGTTGCTCGACCGTATACGCGACGCCCGGCTCGACGGCTTGATCGCCACCCGCCACGACGAGTTGAATTTCGTCAACCAATTCCTGGCTCGCCGCCGGGAATCGGCGGAATTCGGCGATCGATAG
- a CDS encoding site-2 protease family protein translates to MIETTKILFLILLAPGAILAISLHEAMHGFVANRLGDPTAKMLGRLSLNPFKHIDPIGTILVPALLYLFGGMMFGWAKPVPVSIRNLNNPKRDMALVAVAGPGANLSLAVIASLFLYLIAALISAVHFNETVSQTVFFPLIMILFFMIKFNLFLMMFNLIPIPPLDGGRILVGLLPYRQAAAVAAIEPFGFFIVIGLLMIDRAIPLFSYLMLPVRFLETLMVPDLLRPLLGG, encoded by the coding sequence ATGATCGAGACGACCAAAATTCTTTTCCTGATTCTCCTCGCGCCGGGGGCGATCCTGGCGATCTCCCTGCACGAGGCGATGCACGGATTCGTAGCCAATCGTCTCGGCGACCCGACCGCGAAAATGCTCGGCCGTTTGTCGCTCAATCCGTTCAAACACATCGACCCGATCGGCACGATTCTGGTGCCCGCCCTGCTCTACCTGTTCGGCGGGATGATGTTCGGCTGGGCCAAACCCGTGCCCGTCAGCATCCGCAATTTGAACAATCCCAAACGCGACATGGCCCTGGTCGCCGTGGCCGGGCCCGGCGCCAACCTGTCCCTGGCGGTCATCGCCTCGCTTTTCCTCTATTTGATCGCGGCATTGATCTCGGCGGTGCATTTCAACGAAACCGTATCCCAGACGGTCTTTTTCCCGCTGATCATGATTTTATTCTTCATGATCAAATTCAATTTATTCCTCATGATGTTCAACCTGATCCCGATTCCGCCCCTCGACGGCGGCCGGATTCTCGTCGGGCTGCTGCCTTACCGGCAGGCCGCCGCCGTGGCCGCCATCGAGCCGTTCGGCTTCTTTATCGTGATCGGTTTGCTGATGATCGATCGGGCGATTCCCCTGTTCTCCTACCTCATGCTGCCCGTTCGTTTTCTGGAAACCCTGATGGTGCCGGATTTGCTTCGGCCCTTATTGGGAGGATGA
- the scpB gene encoding SMC-Scp complex subunit ScpB, translating to MSVDRSRILSILESLIFVSEKPLSFRKIRAILDGVPAKDLQTMIEDLSRQYREQSRGIILEEVAEGYQMRTPPENQDWIKMLVEYKPMRLSRPAMETLAIIAYRQPVTKTDVESIRGVDSTSGVARLLELGLIKILGRKEIPGRPFIYGTTPDFLEVFNLATLADLPSLKEIEDLNPGEIEAFTDKLSQAAGEKVESAPETEDNTPDELLDLEQVGHDAAAPVESEDVDLLLPPEKTKKSADPDAESRGPEDEEDEDENGDEDEEYDEDEEGEYDEDEEGDEEDEYDEDEEGDEVPLDDDGIPSEDEEPGDDEFDENGSK from the coding sequence GTGTCGGTTGACCGTTCGCGGATCCTGTCCATTCTGGAAAGCCTGATTTTCGTTTCCGAGAAACCGCTGAGTTTCCGGAAAATCCGGGCGATCCTCGACGGCGTGCCCGCCAAGGATTTGCAAACCATGATCGAGGACCTGAGCCGCCAGTATCGCGAGCAGAGCCGCGGTATCATCCTCGAGGAAGTCGCCGAGGGCTATCAGATGCGCACGCCCCCGGAAAACCAGGATTGGATCAAGATGCTGGTCGAATACAAGCCCATGCGCCTGTCGCGGCCGGCGATGGAAACGCTGGCGATCATCGCCTACCGGCAGCCGGTTACCAAGACCGACGTCGAAAGCATCCGCGGGGTGGATTCGACCAGCGGCGTCGCCCGGCTGCTGGAGTTGGGGTTGATCAAAATCCTCGGGCGCAAGGAAATCCCCGGTCGGCCGTTCATCTACGGCACCACGCCCGATTTCCTCGAAGTATTCAATCTCGCCACGCTCGCCGACCTGCCCAGCCTGAAAGAAATCGAAGACCTCAATCCCGGCGAAATCGAAGCCTTTACCGACAAGCTCAGCCAAGCGGCCGGAGAGAAAGTTGAATCGGCGCCCGAAACCGAGGACAATACCCCGGACGAATTGCTCGACCTGGAACAGGTCGGGCATGACGCGGCCGCGCCGGTCGAAAGCGAGGATGTGGATTTGCTGTTGCCGCCCGAAAAAACGAAAAAATCCGCCGATCCCGACGCCGAATCGCGGGGACCGGAAGACGAAGAAGACGAAGACGAAAACGGCGACGAGGACGAGGAATACGACGAAGACGAGGAAGGCGAGTACGACGAGGACGAAGAAGGCGACGAAGAAGACGAGTACGACGAAGACGAGGAAGGCGACGAAGTCCCCCTCGATGACGACGGGATTCCCTCGGAAGACGAGGAACCCGGCGACGACGAATTCGACGAAAACGGATCGAAATGA
- a CDS encoding FtsX-like permease family protein produces the protein MKSLLRTVSLRRFGEHPIRTLLTIVGIALGVASFVSVQMILHTISDSFSSMIDAISGKAQLQISQENTGVEEAVFEQLRTKDDQGRYPVPEIENILPTIQTITRYQGAQVLILATDTLNEKAFADFKLTGAGGAEITDPLEFLNSTDSLLLSRDFAKRFNIELDTRIDLLTSQGVKSFVVKGYLESTNNTAVYGGNFAMMDVYAAQILYGRQGRFDTVDIYLKPGADVNAVAARVAAHLGGKYEVHRPKQRNEGVDSVLQNVRMGLNLMSLVVLVMGIFIVYNTMTTQVYQRLREIGVLRMIGVTRRGILTLFLLEAIGLGLVGSVGGIFGGYWLGRLTIMRYLGGVTSLFVPVNADHATFNLAMVLHSGLIGLIVCLAGGMWPAIRATRITPLEVVRFKPSFALGKGTSLWRWCILAAASFSFIAFGLLYPGMNTASGIKTVMVMWIIAGITVTPIFMYIFFHLLVRLTERMKNPLLRMAGENVLRDLGRTAMTVAAFMVALAVMFEIYLFMNSMKTELKTWMDDILTSDLLITSSSSFANQDSMPLSDDLTAQLAAIPGVQDVIQLRVLRLDFEGSRIMVLSVNYTDREERARFRSRETQDLQVVRDFITDRGVLVSANLVALHPSLKNAKTIRFQTPSGPVDLPILREIVDYTNEKGTVLMNRGLFIKTFRDNLVDTFHVYAKPGADLNAIRRDIDRLLGDQFNLFVLTNREFKGSILDAIDQVFALSVSLEILTLLIALIGIVNNLMANVMDHTREIGVIRSLGATRGQVALIYIMQSGLLGISGTTIGGLVGYSLAKTHLTRLSVLMSGWSMGLHYRIGLIVLIVAATTLLAVLAGVFPARRAANLPLREALKYE, from the coding sequence ATGAAATCCCTCTTACGCACCGTTTCGCTCCGCCGCTTCGGCGAACACCCGATTCGGACCCTGCTGACGATCGTCGGCATCGCCTTGGGCGTAGCGTCGTTCGTCTCGGTGCAAATGATCCTGCACACTATTTCCGATTCCTTTTCCTCGATGATCGACGCGATTTCGGGCAAGGCGCAATTGCAGATCAGCCAGGAAAACACCGGCGTCGAGGAGGCGGTCTTCGAGCAACTGCGCACCAAGGACGACCAGGGCCGCTACCCGGTGCCGGAAATCGAAAATATCCTGCCGACGATCCAGACGATCACGCGCTACCAGGGCGCCCAGGTGCTCATCCTGGCCACCGACACGCTCAACGAAAAGGCCTTCGCCGACTTCAAGCTGACCGGCGCCGGCGGCGCGGAAATCACCGACCCGCTCGAATTTCTCAATTCGACCGATTCGTTGCTGCTCAGCCGCGATTTCGCCAAACGCTTCAACATCGAACTGGATACGCGCATCGATCTGCTGACCAGCCAGGGCGTCAAGTCTTTCGTCGTCAAGGGTTACCTGGAGTCGACCAACAACACCGCCGTCTACGGCGGCAACTTCGCGATGATGGACGTTTACGCGGCGCAGATCCTCTACGGCCGCCAGGGCCGGTTCGACACCGTCGACATCTACCTGAAGCCCGGCGCGGACGTGAACGCGGTCGCCGCCCGCGTCGCCGCCCACCTCGGCGGCAAGTACGAGGTTCACCGGCCGAAGCAGCGCAACGAGGGCGTCGATTCGGTCTTGCAGAACGTCCGCATGGGCCTGAATCTGATGTCGCTGGTGGTGCTGGTGATGGGCATTTTCATCGTCTACAACACGATGACCACCCAGGTTTACCAGCGGCTCCGCGAAATCGGCGTGCTGCGCATGATCGGCGTGACGCGCCGGGGTATTCTGACACTGTTTCTGCTGGAAGCGATCGGCCTGGGGCTCGTCGGGTCGGTCGGCGGCATCTTCGGCGGGTACTGGCTGGGGCGCCTCACCATCATGCGCTACCTCGGCGGCGTCACCAGCCTGTTCGTGCCGGTCAACGCCGATCACGCCACGTTCAACCTGGCCATGGTGCTGCACAGCGGCTTGATCGGATTGATCGTGTGCCTGGCGGGCGGCATGTGGCCGGCGATCCGCGCCACGCGCATCACGCCGCTGGAAGTCGTCCGTTTCAAGCCGTCGTTCGCCCTGGGCAAGGGAACGTCGCTGTGGCGCTGGTGCATCCTGGCCGCGGCCAGTTTCTCGTTCATCGCCTTCGGCCTGCTGTATCCGGGCATGAACACCGCCAGCGGCATCAAGACCGTCATGGTCATGTGGATCATCGCCGGCATCACCGTGACGCCGATTTTCATGTACATCTTCTTCCATTTGCTCGTCCGCCTGACCGAACGGATGAAAAATCCGCTCCTGCGTATGGCCGGGGAAAACGTCCTGCGCGACCTGGGCCGCACGGCGATGACCGTGGCCGCGTTCATGGTCGCCCTGGCGGTCATGTTCGAGATCTACCTGTTCATGAATTCGATGAAAACCGAATTGAAAACCTGGATGGACGACATCCTGACCTCCGACCTGCTGATCACGTCCTCGTCCAGTTTCGCCAATCAGGACAGCATGCCCTTGAGCGACGACCTGACGGCGCAGCTCGCCGCGATTCCGGGCGTACAGGACGTCATCCAGTTGCGTGTGCTGCGGCTCGATTTCGAGGGCAGCCGCATCATGGTGCTGTCGGTCAATTACACCGATCGCGAGGAGCGGGCGCGTTTTCGTTCCCGGGAGACGCAGGATTTGCAGGTCGTCCGCGACTTCATCACCGATCGGGGAGTGCTCGTTTCCGCCAACCTCGTGGCGCTTCATCCGAGTTTGAAAAACGCTAAAACCATCCGCTTCCAGACGCCCAGCGGCCCGGTGGATTTGCCGATTCTGCGGGAAATCGTCGATTACACGAACGAAAAAGGCACGGTGCTGATGAATCGCGGCCTGTTCATCAAAACTTTCCGGGACAACCTGGTGGACACCTTCCACGTTTACGCCAAGCCGGGAGCCGACCTCAACGCCATTCGCCGAGATATCGACCGCCTGCTCGGCGACCAGTTCAATCTGTTCGTGTTGACCAACCGGGAATTCAAGGGCTCCATTCTCGACGCGATCGACCAGGTGTTCGCCCTTTCGGTTTCGCTGGAAATCCTGACCCTGCTCATCGCCCTGATCGGCATCGTGAACAACCTGATGGCCAACGTCATGGACCACACGCGGGAAATCGGCGTTATCCGTTCACTGGGCGCCACCCGTGGTCAGGTCGCGCTCATCTACATCATGCAATCCGGCCTGCTCGGGATTTCCGGGACGACCATCGGCGGCCTGGTCGGCTACAGTCTGGCCAAAACCCACCTGACCCGCCTGAGCGTGCTGATGTCCGGCTGGTCGATGGGCCTGCACTACCGGATCGGACTGATCGTGCTGATTGTCGCCGCCACGACCCTGCTGGCCGTGCTGGCCGGCGTCTTCCCGGCCCGCCGCGCCGCGAACCTGCCCCTTCGCGAGGCTTTAAAATACGAATAA
- a CDS encoding ABC transporter ATP-binding protein yields MLEIVDLHKTYLQGKIPVNAVDGVSFRVEAGEFLAITGPSGSGKSTLLNLISGLDDPSSGDVLLQNESLIRLSDAERTRMRRSRIGFIFQFFNLLPTMSAADNVALPLLLAGQKRRAAYARAESILEQVGMGHRVKHRPDELSGGEQQRVAIARALVFDPVLILADEPTGNLDSKSGTQVMEMITSLSKKFGKAVVLVTHDPRCWQYCDRIVHLVDGHIQSIEDRRTAGAAAEPAS; encoded by the coding sequence ATGCTGGAAATCGTCGACCTGCACAAAACCTATCTGCAAGGGAAAATCCCCGTCAACGCCGTCGACGGCGTTTCCTTCCGCGTTGAGGCGGGAGAATTTCTGGCCATCACCGGCCCCTCGGGTTCCGGTAAATCGACGCTGCTGAATCTGATCAGCGGCCTGGACGACCCCTCGTCGGGCGATGTGCTCCTGCAAAACGAATCGCTCATCCGTCTTTCCGACGCCGAACGAACCCGCATGCGGCGCAGCCGGATCGGTTTCATTTTTCAGTTTTTCAACCTGCTGCCGACGATGAGCGCCGCCGACAACGTCGCGCTGCCGCTGCTGCTGGCCGGCCAGAAGCGCCGCGCCGCCTATGCCCGGGCCGAGTCCATCCTGGAGCAAGTCGGAATGGGCCACCGGGTCAAACACCGGCCGGACGAACTCTCCGGCGGCGAACAGCAGCGCGTCGCCATCGCCCGCGCGCTGGTCTTCGACCCGGTGCTGATTCTCGCCGACGAACCGACCGGCAACCTCGACTCCAAATCCGGTACGCAAGTCATGGAAATGATCACCTCGCTTTCCAAAAAATTTGGCAAGGCGGTGGTGCTGGTGACGCACGATCCGCGCTGCTGGCAATACTGCGATCGGATCGTGCACCTCGTGGACGGCCACATCCAATCGATCGAGGACCGGCGGACGGCCGGCGCGGCGGCGGAACCCGCCTCATGA
- the trpS gene encoding tryptophan--tRNA ligase, which produces MARVLSGMRPTGKLHLGHLHGALKNWIKLSQDNECFYFSADWHALTSDYADPSRVEGNTSDMIIDWIAAGLDPAKCTIFVQSRVKQHAELFLLLSMITPLPWALKCPSFKEQQEQITDKDLNTYGFLGYPVLQAADIIIYRAHGVPVGVDQSAHVELTRDIAKRFNNFYGDIFPLPKEIFTEVPKVPGTDGRKMSKSYGNAILLTDPPDIVTQKVKTMVTDPARQRRKDPGNPDICQVFDLHKVYSTAETRAWVREGCTTAGIGCLECKKPIFEAINAELAPIQARRRELEADPALVERILTEGNCRACEEAEATMQLVRRAVRIG; this is translated from the coding sequence ATGGCTCGCGTTTTATCCGGCATGCGCCCCACCGGGAAACTCCACCTCGGACACCTGCACGGCGCGCTGAAAAATTGGATCAAACTCTCGCAAGATAATGAATGTTTTTATTTTTCGGCGGATTGGCATGCCCTGACCAGCGATTACGCCGACCCCAGCCGGGTCGAGGGAAATACCAGCGACATGATCATCGACTGGATCGCCGCCGGCCTGGATCCCGCGAAATGCACCATTTTCGTGCAAAGCCGGGTGAAGCAGCACGCCGAATTGTTCCTGCTGTTGAGCATGATCACGCCCTTGCCCTGGGCCCTCAAATGCCCGTCGTTCAAGGAGCAACAGGAGCAGATCACCGACAAGGATCTGAACACCTACGGCTTCCTCGGTTACCCGGTGCTGCAGGCGGCGGACATCATCATCTACCGGGCGCACGGCGTGCCGGTGGGCGTCGATCAAAGCGCCCACGTGGAACTGACGCGCGACATCGCCAAGCGCTTCAACAATTTCTACGGTGATATTTTCCCGCTGCCCAAGGAAATCTTCACCGAGGTGCCCAAGGTTCCCGGTACCGACGGCCGGAAAATGTCGAAAAGCTACGGCAACGCCATTCTGCTCACCGACCCGCCCGATATCGTGACCCAAAAGGTCAAGACGATGGTCACCGATCCGGCGCGGCAACGCCGCAAGGATCCGGGCAACCCGGACATCTGCCAGGTGTTCGATCTGCACAAAGTTTATTCGACCGCCGAAACCCGGGCTTGGGTGCGCGAGGGTTGCACCACGGCCGGCATCGGCTGCCTGGAATGTAAAAAGCCCATCTTCGAGGCGATCAACGCGGAACTGGCCCCGATTCAGGCGCGGCGGCGCGAGTTGGAGGCCGATCCCGCGCTGGTCGAGCGGATTTTGACCGAAGGCAATTGCCGGGCGTGCGAAGAGGCCGAGGCGACGATGCAATTGGTGCGCCGGGCCGTGCGGATCGGCTGA
- a CDS encoding segregation/condensation protein A encodes MSQSDLRIHLDIFEGPLDLLLHLVRVNEYEIFDIPIAEITHQYNEYLDLMRELNLNIAGEYLVMSATLMRIKSRLLLPLTENEDGEEEDPRTELMQQLIEYQRFKEAALEIAERPMLGRDVFTRGFPSQELAEAMLDNTYLEVDIFQLLQAMRDVIKNLPKEEVHRIQLTGMSLAEKMSKILETIKSRSSMLFTEMFQGDATRVDVIVTFLGILELTRQAMIKLTQIDEFGPIRVVSLISAEEDESVG; translated from the coding sequence ATGAGCCAAAGCGATCTGCGGATTCATCTGGACATTTTCGAGGGTCCGCTGGACTTGCTCCTGCACCTGGTGCGGGTCAACGAATACGAAATCTTCGACATCCCGATCGCGGAAATCACTCACCAGTACAACGAGTATCTCGATCTGATGCGCGAGCTGAACCTCAACATCGCCGGCGAATACCTGGTGATGAGCGCCACCCTCATGCGGATCAAAAGCCGCCTGCTGTTGCCGCTGACCGAAAACGAGGACGGCGAGGAGGAAGATCCGCGCACCGAACTGATGCAGCAACTGATCGAGTATCAGCGCTTCAAGGAAGCCGCGCTGGAAATCGCCGAACGGCCCATGCTCGGCCGCGACGTGTTCACTCGCGGTTTTCCCAGCCAGGAACTGGCCGAGGCGATGCTCGACAACACCTATCTCGAAGTCGACATCTTTCAACTCCTGCAGGCGATGCGCGACGTCATCAAGAACCTGCCGAAAGAGGAAGTGCACCGCATTCAACTGACCGGCATGAGCCTGGCCGAAAAGATGTCGAAAATTCTCGAAACGATCAAAAGCCGCTCCAGCATGCTGTTCACCGAAATGTTTCAGGGCGACGCCACGCGGGTCGACGTCATCGTCACCTTTCTCGGGATTCTGGAACTGACCCGGCAGGCGATGATCAAACTGACGCAGATCGACGAATTCGGTCCGATTCGAGTGGTTTCGCTGATCAGCGCGGAGGAGGACGAAAGTGTCGGTTGA